A segment of the Catenuloplanes nepalensis genome:
GGGTCTCGCCCTTGAACAGGTGGTCGAACGCGGCCACCGCGTTGAGCACCTCGGCCAGCAGGTTGCGGTGGGTGAGCGCGCAGCCCTTCGGCCGCCCGGTCGTGCCGCTGGTGTAGATGATCGTGGCGATGTCGTCGGCCCGGGCCCGGCGGCGGCGCTCCTCGACCTGCCCGGCGTCGATCCGCTCGCCCGCGGCGCGCACCTGGTCCACGCCGCCGGCCGCGATCTGCCACACCTCGCGCAGGTCCGGCAGGTCGTCGCGGAGGCCGGTGACGAGCAGCGTGTGCGCGTTCGTCTCGACGAAGGCCGCGACCGCGCCGGAGTCGGAGAGGATCCAGGAGACCTGCTCCGCGCTGGAGGTCTCGTAGATCGGCACGGTCACCGCGCCGGCCGCCCAGATCGCGTAGTCGATCAGCGTCCACTCGTACCGCGTCCTGCTCATCAGCGCGATGCGGTCGCCGGCCTGGACACCGGCCGCGATCAGGCCGCGCGCCACCGAGATCACGTCCGCGTGGAACTCGGCCGCGGTCATCGGCGACCAGTCGTCGGAGGAGGCGTCGGTCCGCCGGAGGAACGACACGGTTTCGGGGGAGACACGTGCGTTGTCCCAGATCGCGTCGGTAAGGGTCATGGTGTCGGCGATCGTGACGACCGGAGGGACGGAGAACTCGCGCACCTGACAGCTCCTCGACGGTGGGGGCCCGTGACACGGCCCTGATACAGCAGAAACGTACCGCCCGTGACGGTTCTCCGGCACATCCGCCCGGCTACCGACCCGCCACCCGCCTCGGATCGGAGCGGGTGCCGTCCTCACCGGGCCGCGCCGGAACTGTCACAGGTTCGCGGTAGCCTGCCCGCATGGCGGACTCCTCCACCCAGTCGATCGTTATCGCCGCACCGGCCGAGCGTGTGGCCGAGGTCGTCTCCGACTTCGGCAGATACCCCGAGTGGGCCGACGCGTTCAAGCAGGTCGAGGTCCTCGAGGAGTACGAGGACGGATATGCCAGCCAGGTCCGTTTCGTCATCGACGCGGGCGTGCTGGCGGACGAATACACCCTGCGGTACCAGTACGCCGAGGACCTCTCCCGCATCGAGTGGCACCTGGTCGCGCCCTCCAAGATGCAGAAGGCGCAGCGCGGCTCCTACGACATCGCGCCGAACGCCGACGGCGGCACCACCGTGACGTACACGCTGGAGGTGGATCTGTCGATCACCACGATCGGCATGATCCGGCGCAAGGCCGAGAAGCGCATCATGGATACGGCGCTCAAGGAGCTCAAGCGGCGGGTGGAGAGCCTGCCGGCCGGCTGACACACCGCACAGGGGGCTTTCATCATGGCGACTCCGAGCTCGGAAAGCGGCACCGGTTCGGCGCGGGAGGAGGCGGAGCGCCTGGTCGCGGCCGTGCTCGCCCGCGCATCCCAGGGAGCGAGCCAGGCCGCGTGGATGGCGCAGGGCGCGAAGTTCGCCGCCCGCGCCTCCGGCCACGAGACGACCAGCACGGGCCTCGGCCTGCTGGGTGACGCGTTGCGCGGCGTCGCCAAGACCGCCTCCGGCTTCAGCGAAGACCTTCACAAACACTCCGAGGGTACGACCGGCGCCCGCACCACGGCCCGGCCACCGACGAACCCGGCGAGCACCTCGGGACCGGCCTCCACCACAACGGCGACACCCCGCGTCACCGAGCCCGCGGCTCCCGGCACACGCCCGGCCGCGCCCGGCCCGGTCCCGGACGACGACGGTCGTTCCGGCCGGCCGCAGGGTGACGGTGCGGATTCCGGCCGGCCGCAGGGTGACCGTGCGGATTCCGGCCGGCCGCAGGGTGACCGTGCGGATTCCGGCCGGCCGTGGGACGACGGCGTGCGGGACGAGCACGTCTTCGAGCCCGCCGGCCCGGCCGCGCACGCGGGGTGGGCCACCGGCAGCGCGGAGTGCTGCGTCTGCCCGGTGTGCCGGGCGATCACCATGGTCCGCAACCCCACGCCCGAGTTCGCCGAGCAACTCGCCACCAGCGCGGGCGACCTCGCCGCCGGCGTGGCCGGCTTGCTCCGCGCGTTCTCCACCGCGGCCGCCGACCCCACCACCTGGTCCGGCCCGGCCCGATCCGGCGCTGCTTCGACCGGCGCTGCTTCGACCGGCGCTGCTGGCGCTGCTTCGGCCGGCGCCGCTTCGGCCGGGGCTGCTGGCGCTGCTTCGGGCGGGGCTGCTTCGACCGGCGCTGCTGGCGCTGCTTCGGCCGGGGCTGCTTCGGGCGGGGCTGCTTCGGGCGGGGCTGCTTCGGGCGGGGCTGCTTCGGGCGGCGCCGGTGCCGAGGGCGCGGCGAAACCGGCAAAGAGGGCGCCGCACGAGGATTCCGGCACCGGCTGGCCGCGGGAGGACCCTTGGTCGGCCGCCACCCGCGCCGAGACGCCCGCACAACCGGCCGGCGACCCGTGGTCGGCGGCCACGCGGGACTCGGCCACGCGGGACTCGGCCGCCCGCGCGGCCTCAGTCACCCGGGACTCGGCCACCCGCGAGGCCTCAGCCGCGCGGGACTCGGCCACCAGGGAGGCCTCGGCCGGCCGGGACGCGGGCTCGGGGGACGGCGGCGGCCACCCCGGCAGCAGCGGGGCGGCGGGCACCGGCGATCATGAGCGGGAGTCCGGCGACACCGTCTGACGGGATGACGCGGTCTCAACCCGGCGCGGTACGCGCCGGCGCAGGATGGGGTCAGGTTGTGATCAAGCGGGCGCCGGTGGGCGTCCGCCGGTCGCACGTGTCCGGGATGACGCGGGCGCGGACTGGGTAACTAGCCCGGTACGCACGGTAATGAGGGGAGCGGCGGCGGTGACGCTGACCATCGGAGTCGACATCGGCGGCACGAAGGTGGCCGGTGGGGTCGTCGATCCCAACGGTGAGGTGCTGGCGCGGACGAGGCGTGAGACGCCCGCGGACGACGTCGCCGAGACCCGCGACGTGATCATCGACGTGGTGCGGGAGCTGGCCGCCGGGCACGCGATCACCGCGGTCGGCATCGGCGCGGCCGGTTTCGTGGACGCGGGCCGCTCGACCGTGCTGTTCGCGCCGAACCTGGCCTGGCGCGACGAGCCGCTGCAGAAGTACATCTCGGACGCGACCGGCCTGCCCGTCGTGGTGGAGAACGACGCCAACGTGGCCGCCTGGGCCGAGTTCCGGTTCGGCGCGGCCCGGCACGCGGACGCCTCGATGGTGATGTTCACGGTCGGCACCGGCATCGGCGGCGGCCTGGTCACCGGCGGCCGGCTGGTCCGCGGCACCCACGGCATCGCGGCCGAGCTGGGCCACATCACCGCGGTCCCGGACGGCCACCCGTGCGGCTGCGGCCGGCTCGGCTGCATCGAGCAGTACGCGAGCGGCACCGCGCTGGTCCGTTTCGCCCGGTCCGGCGCGCGACAGGACCCGCACCGCGCGGCGGAGCTGCTCGCGCTGGCCGGCGGCGACGCCGACCGGATCACCGGCCCGATGGTCACCGCGGCCGCGCAGGGCGGCGACCCGGTGGCCGCCGAGGCCTTCGGCCAGATCGGCTACTGGCTCGGCACCGTGATGACCGACCTGGTGCAGATGCTGGACCCGCAGGTGCTGGTGGTCGGCGGCGGCGTGGCCGACGCCGGCGACCTGCTGATGGCGCCGGTCCGCAAGGCGTACGCGGAGTCGCTCGGTCAGCGCGGCCGATTCCCGGTCGCGGAGCTGCGCGCGGCCGAGATGGGCAACACGGCCGGCGTGATCGGCGCCGCCGACCTCGCCCGCCTCGTCGAGTGACCTCGCCTCGCCCGTGATCGAGTCGTCCCCCATGCTGTTAGAACGACATGGGGACGCCCCGATCACGGATCGGGGCGCGCCGGTGGCGGATGGATCGAGCGGGAGGGGTCGGCGATGACGGAGGGCGCACTTCGCGTGCTCACCTACAACGTGCACGGGCAGCGGGACGACCGGGCCGCGCTGGCCGAGGTGGTCCGGGCCGTCGCCGCGGACGTGGTGATCGTGCAGGAGGGCCCGCGCCGGTTCGGCTGGCGGAACAAGACCGCGAACCTGGCCCGCGCGTTCGGCGCGGTGCTGGCCGTCGGTGGCCTGCCGTCGCTGGGCAACCTGATCCTGACCGACATGCGCGTCCACGTGCACCGCACCTGGACCACGCGGTTCCCGCTGACGCCGGGCCGGCACATGCGCGGCGCCGCGTTCGCCGAGTGCTCGGTGGGCCGGCGCCGGTTCACGGTCGCCGGCACCCATCTGTCGCTGGACGCGGCCGAGCGGGCGAGCCAGGCCGAGTCGCTGCGCAAGGAGCTGTCCGCGGTGGAGACGCCGGTCATCATCGGCGCGGACGTGAACGAGACGTCCGGCGGCGCGGCCTGGCGCACGCTCGCGGACGGGCTGACCGACGCGGCGGTGCACGCCGACGCGACGGACCGCTGCACGTTCCCGCTGCACGGCCCGACCGGGCGGATCGACGCGATCCTCACGGATCCGCGCATCGAGGTGGCCCGCTACGACGTGGTGGACACGCCGCTCACCCGGCGCGCCAGCGACCACTTCCCGGTCGTCGCGGACCTGATCGTCCCGGAGTAGCCGCGCACGGCGTACCCACTGATGGTTTTGATTTTTTGCTTCTGGGGTGGACAGGTTTAGCGGAAATCGAGAGGATTTCGCGGTGCCCAGCTCCACCGAGTTCACCACCGCGACCGGACAGCCCGTCTACGACAGGGGGGACGACTCGGTCTGTGTGATCGGTGCGGGCCTGAGCGGGCTCGCGGCCGTCAAGAACCTGAAGGAGCACGGCTTCGGCGTCGACTGCTACGAGCGGGAGACCAGCGTCGGCGGCGCGTGGAACTGGCGGAACGACCGCAGCGCGATGTTCGCCAGCACGCACCTGGTCTCGTCCAGGCCGACCACGGAGTTCCCGGACTTCCCGATGCCGGACGACTGGCCGGACTACCCGGACCACGCCCGCTACCTGACCTATCTGGAGCGGTACGCCGACCATTTCGGCCTGCGCCCGCACGTCTGGTTCGGCACCGAGGTCGTCTCCGTGCGACCGGCCGGCGAGACCGGCCGCTGGGACGTGACCACGCAGAGCACCGGCCGGGCCGGGAGCACCCGCACCCACCGCTACCTCGCGGTCGTGGTGGCGAACGGGCACAACTGGGCGCCGCGACTGCCCCGGATCGACGGCCTGGACGACTACCGCGGCAAGGTCATCCACGCGTCCGCCTACAAGGACCCGGCGGAGCTGCGCGGCCGCAGGGTGCTGGTGGTCGGCGGCGGCAACAGCGGCGCGGACATCGCGGTCGAGGCCGGCGCGCAGGCCGCGAAGACCTGGCACTCCACCCGACGCGGCTACTGGTTCACGCCGAAGTACCTGCTCGGCCGCCCCGCCGACCAGCTGCACGCGCGGGTCCAGGGCCTGCCGCTGCGCCTGCGCCAGTGGCTGCACCAGCTGTTGATCACGAACACGCTCGGCCACCCGGCGCGCTTCGGACTGCCGGCACCGGACCACCGGCCCCACGAGTCGCATCCCGTGCTCAACAGTCAGCTGCTGCACGGCATCGGCCACGGCGACATCACGCCGGTGCCGGACGTGGCCCGCTTCCACCGCACCGAGGTGGAGCTGACCGACGGCAGCACGATCGACCCCGACCTGGTGGTGCTCGCCACCGGCTACCAGCCGCGTTTCGAGTTCCTCGACCCGGCGCTGACCGGCGCCGACGCCGACGGCCGCCCGCACCTGCTGCTGCACGCGTTCGCGCCGCGGCATCCCACGCTCGCGGTCACCGGGCTGCTGCAACCGGATTCGGGCATGGGCCCGCTGGTGCACTGGCAGACCGTGGCGTTCGCCCGGTGGCTGCGGCTGCGCGCCGCCGACCCGGAGCGTGCGGCCCGCGTGTGGCAGCGGCTGCAGGCCGAGGCCGGCCGGCCGCTCACCGCGGGCCGGGTCACCGACTCGCCGCGGCACTGGTTCGAGGTCGGCTACCGCAACTACCTGACGGCCCTGCAACGGCTGCTGGACTCCACGGAGGTGTCGGCGTGAGGATCGACCGCTCGGCGGACTGGGCGGCCCCGATCCCGCCGGTGCGGCGCGAGGTGCTGCGCGCCACGCCCGAGACCGACGAGGGCCGCCCGCCGCTGCTCTTCGTGCCCGGCTACGGCCACGGCGCCTGGCTCTTCGCCGAGCACTGGCTGGAGCATGCGGCCGGCCGCGGCTTCGGCGCGCACGCGCTCAGCCTGCGCGGGCACGGCCGGTCCGGCAACGCACCCGGCGCGGGCCTGCGCGCCTACGCTCACGACGTGGTGCAGGTGGCGGCGTCGCTGCCACGCCAGGCCGTGCTGATCGGCCACGGCGCCGGTGCGCTGGTCGTCGCGCACGCGCTGGCCAGATATTCCGCGCGGGCCGCGGTGCTGGTCTCGCCGGTGCTCGGCGGCTGGGGCACGCTCGGCGAGGCGCTGCGGCGCAACCCCGGCGGCACGATCCCCGCGCTGGCCGGCGCGCCGCTGCGGGTCAGCCGCCGCCAGCTCTTCGGCCGGGAGCTCTCCGACGAGCAGGCCCGGGAGTACGCGTCCCGGGTTCGTTTCACCAGCCGCCGAGCGCAGTACCAGCTGATCACGCACCGCGCGCCCGAGCCGCCGGTCGGCACGCCGCCGGTCCTGGTCATCGGCAGTCAGCACGACCGGATCGTCTCCCCGGCCGCGCTGAACCGCGCCGCCGCCCGCTTCGGCGGCGCGCCGCTGCTCTTCCCCGGCATGGGCCACGACCTGATGCTCGACACCCGCTGGCGCGAGCCGATCGACGCGATGCTGGACTGGCTGGAGAAGGCCTAGGCCGTCAGCCGTTCGGCCAGCGCGCCGGTGTCCTCCAGCGCGGTCAGGTAGCTGCGCGCCCAGTCGCGGATGTCGTGGTCGCGCAGGTGGGTGCGCATCGCGCTCATCCGGTCGGCCCGCTCCGGCTTGGGGCAGTCGATCGCGTCGATCAGCGACCGCTTCAGCCCCTCCAGGTCGTGCGGGTTGACCAGGAAGGCACGGTCCAGCTCGTCGGCCGCGCCGGCGAACTCGGAGAGCACCAGCACGCCGCCGCCGTCCACCCGCGCCGCCACGTACTCCTTCGCGACCAGGTTCATCCCGTCGCGCAGTGGGGTCACCACCATCACGTCCGCGGCCTGGTAGAGCGCGGCCAGCTCGGACCGGTCGAACTGCTGGTTCAGGTAGTGGATCGCTGGCTCGCCGACCCGGCCGAACTCGCCGTTGATCCGGCCGACCTCGCGCTCCACCCGGTCCCGCAGGATCGCGTAGTGCTCGACCCGCTCCCGGCTCGGCACCGCCACCTGCACCATCACGGTGTCCCGCACCTTGACCAGGCCGTCCTCCAGCAACTCGCTGTATGCCTTCAGCCGGTGCTCGATGCCCTTCGTGTAGTCCAGCCGGTCCACGCTGAGCAGCACGTGCTTCGGGTCGCCGAGGTCCGTGCGGATCTGCCGGGCCCGGGTGCGCACGTCCGGCCGCCCGGACAGCGCCTCCATCTCGGCCACGTCGATCGAGACCGGGAACGCGCCGGTTCGGACGAAGCGCTCGCCGACCGCGATCCGCCGGTCGGTGGCCGGCAGGCCCAGCACCTTCGTGCAGAGCTGCGCGAAGTTGTGCGCGGCCTGCGCGCGCTGGAAGCCGACCAGGTCGGCGCCGAGCAGCCCGCCCAGCAGCTCCGCGCGGCGCGGCAACTGCATGAACAGCTCCGGCGGCGGGAACGGCACGTGCATGAAGAACCCGATCAGCAGGTCCGGCCGCATCTCGCGGAGCATCGCCGGCACCAGCTGCAGGTGGTAGTCCTGGACCCAGACGACCGCGTTCTCCGCCGCGACCTCGGCCGCCGCCTCCGCGAAGCGCTGATTGACCCTCTGGTACGCATCCCACCAGCTGCGGTGGTAGGTCGGCTGCTCCACCGCGTCGTGATAGAGCGGCCAGAGCGTCGAGTTCGCGAAGCCCTCGTAGAAGTGCGCGAAGTCGTCCTCGGTGAGCGGGACCGGGCGCATGCTGATGCCGCCGATGTCCGGCAGGCCCGGCGCCGGGCCGGCCGTCCCGGACCAGCCCACCCAGGTCGCGGTCGTGTGCTCCAGGATCGCGTGCAGCGCACTGACCAGGCCGCCCGGACTTCGCCGCCACTCGCAGGCCCCGTCCGGGGCGATGTTGTCGTCGACCGGCAGCCGGTTGGCCACCACCACGAGCGAGCTTTGACGCATCCGGGAGCCTCGTTTCGCGTTCAACTGTCGCGGGGGAGCTGTGCGGATTGTGCGCATGGATCTAGGGGCGTCAGTATTTCTACTGACGCAAGGTTACATGTCTATTACCGGATGTCGATTGGCATCAATGCTTATGCGGCGAATCTCGGGCAAAAGGCCCGGGTGAGCTGTGTCACTTGACGGCTTCAGACCACGGCGCCGTCACCGGGCGCGTCATCGTCGTCGCCGGTCCGCATTCGCCAGACCAGTGTCACGAATCCCGCGATGATCGCGCCGAACCCGATCAGCATCACGTAGTTCCGCTGGATCGGCAGCACGCTCGGGAACACGAACAGGAGGAAACCGGCGAAGATCCCCAGTATGCCGAGCAGCGTCGGCGTCGAGATCCGCGGAATCGGCGGCGGGGGCGGCGGAACGTACCGCTCGTCGTCGCCGACCGGCAGGTCCGCGCCGAACGTGTCCAGCCCGTCCAGCAGCGACGGCTCCTCCCGCGGCACCGTCACCCCGCTGAACTCCGTCGCCGACGTCAGCCCGCGCCGCTTCTCCGGCGGCGCCATCGGGTCGTGCCCGTTCACCTTGTCCGTCTTGCGGCGGTTGTGCTCCTGCGGCTTGTCGGAGACGTTCTCCGAGTCCGGCCAGGGCGTCGACGCCGGATC
Coding sequences within it:
- a CDS encoding flavin-containing monooxygenase, whose amino-acid sequence is MPSSTEFTTATGQPVYDRGDDSVCVIGAGLSGLAAVKNLKEHGFGVDCYERETSVGGAWNWRNDRSAMFASTHLVSSRPTTEFPDFPMPDDWPDYPDHARYLTYLERYADHFGLRPHVWFGTEVVSVRPAGETGRWDVTTQSTGRAGSTRTHRYLAVVVANGHNWAPRLPRIDGLDDYRGKVIHASAYKDPAELRGRRVLVVGGGNSGADIAVEAGAQAAKTWHSTRRGYWFTPKYLLGRPADQLHARVQGLPLRLRQWLHQLLITNTLGHPARFGLPAPDHRPHESHPVLNSQLLHGIGHGDITPVPDVARFHRTEVELTDGSTIDPDLVVLATGYQPRFEFLDPALTGADADGRPHLLLHAFAPRHPTLAVTGLLQPDSGMGPLVHWQTVAFARWLRLRAADPERAARVWQRLQAEAGRPLTAGRVTDSPRHWFEVGYRNYLTALQRLLDSTEVSA
- a CDS encoding endonuclease/exonuclease/phosphatase family protein gives rise to the protein MTEGALRVLTYNVHGQRDDRAALAEVVRAVAADVVIVQEGPRRFGWRNKTANLARAFGAVLAVGGLPSLGNLILTDMRVHVHRTWTTRFPLTPGRHMRGAAFAECSVGRRRFTVAGTHLSLDAAERASQAESLRKELSAVETPVIIGADVNETSGGAAWRTLADGLTDAAVHADATDRCTFPLHGPTGRIDAILTDPRIEVARYDVVDTPLTRRASDHFPVVADLIVPE
- a CDS encoding DUF308 domain-containing protein; protein product: MSAGGARRGRRDNGLHVAEYAVAGDVDPRVGEHLLDVLAAGGIAAYLQPSADLDPVTRTTNLPARPTDRLFVDRAHLDLAREYLARLSAEAGGESITPEEPARKKEPDVEAEWARIVAGFDTDVDPASTPWPDSENVSDKPQEHNRRKTDKVNGHDPMAPPEKRRGLTSATEFSGVTVPREEPSLLDGLDTFGADLPVGDDERYVPPPPPPIPRISTPTLLGILGIFAGFLLFVFPSVLPIQRNYVMLIGFGAIIAGFVTLVWRMRTGDDDDAPGDGAVV
- a CDS encoding alpha/beta hydrolase, producing the protein MRIDRSADWAAPIPPVRREVLRATPETDEGRPPLLFVPGYGHGAWLFAEHWLEHAAGRGFGAHALSLRGHGRSGNAPGAGLRAYAHDVVQVAASLPRQAVLIGHGAGALVVAHALARYSARAAVLVSPVLGGWGTLGEALRRNPGGTIPALAGAPLRVSRRQLFGRELSDEQAREYASRVRFTSRRAQYQLITHRAPEPPVGTPPVLVIGSQHDRIVSPAALNRAAARFGGAPLLFPGMGHDLMLDTRWREPIDAMLDWLEKA
- a CDS encoding SRPBCC family protein, producing MADSSTQSIVIAAPAERVAEVVSDFGRYPEWADAFKQVEVLEEYEDGYASQVRFVIDAGVLADEYTLRYQYAEDLSRIEWHLVAPSKMQKAQRGSYDIAPNADGGTTVTYTLEVDLSITTIGMIRRKAEKRIMDTALKELKRRVESLPAG
- a CDS encoding alpha,alpha-trehalose-phosphate synthase (UDP-forming), encoding MRQSSLVVVANRLPVDDNIAPDGACEWRRSPGGLVSALHAILEHTTATWVGWSGTAGPAPGLPDIGGISMRPVPLTEDDFAHFYEGFANSTLWPLYHDAVEQPTYHRSWWDAYQRVNQRFAEAAAEVAAENAVVWVQDYHLQLVPAMLREMRPDLLIGFFMHVPFPPPELFMQLPRRAELLGGLLGADLVGFQRAQAAHNFAQLCTKVLGLPATDRRIAVGERFVRTGAFPVSIDVAEMEALSGRPDVRTRARQIRTDLGDPKHVLLSVDRLDYTKGIEHRLKAYSELLEDGLVKVRDTVMVQVAVPSRERVEHYAILRDRVEREVGRINGEFGRVGEPAIHYLNQQFDRSELAALYQAADVMVVTPLRDGMNLVAKEYVAARVDGGGVLVLSEFAGAADELDRAFLVNPHDLEGLKRSLIDAIDCPKPERADRMSAMRTHLRDHDIRDWARSYLTALEDTGALAERLTA
- a CDS encoding ROK family glucokinase, giving the protein MTLTIGVDIGGTKVAGGVVDPNGEVLARTRRETPADDVAETRDVIIDVVRELAAGHAITAVGIGAAGFVDAGRSTVLFAPNLAWRDEPLQKYISDATGLPVVVENDANVAAWAEFRFGAARHADASMVMFTVGTGIGGGLVTGGRLVRGTHGIAAELGHITAVPDGHPCGCGRLGCIEQYASGTALVRFARSGARQDPHRAAELLALAGGDADRITGPMVTAAAQGGDPVAAEAFGQIGYWLGTVMTDLVQMLDPQVLVVGGGVADAGDLLMAPVRKAYAESLGQRGRFPVAELRAAEMGNTAGVIGAADLARLVE